Proteins found in one Bordetella genomosp. 11 genomic segment:
- a CDS encoding M48 family metalloprotease, giving the protein MRKFLSRTATVAAILACAGNAHAFDIGGALGAGGKLLQAATLSDADIKTLSDKACKESDQQSKIAPAGSKYDARLQKLGKQLGNNINGQLVNYKVYLTNDVNAWAMANGCIRVYSGLMDMMTDDELLGVIGHEMGHVALGHSKKAMQTAYSVSAARDAAGAAGGSAVAALSASQLGDLTEKFINAQFSQSQESAADDYSYDQLKSRKLNVQGLVTAFQKLAKLDGGKSDMMSSHPASTKRAQHIEERIASNR; this is encoded by the coding sequence ATGCGGAAGTTCTTGAGCCGGACGGCGACCGTCGCCGCCATACTGGCCTGCGCCGGCAACGCGCATGCGTTCGATATCGGCGGCGCCCTGGGCGCCGGCGGCAAGCTGTTGCAGGCCGCCACGCTGAGCGATGCGGACATCAAGACGCTATCGGACAAGGCATGCAAGGAAAGCGATCAACAGTCCAAGATCGCACCCGCGGGCAGCAAGTACGACGCGCGCCTGCAGAAGCTCGGCAAGCAGCTGGGCAATAACATCAACGGCCAGCTGGTGAACTACAAGGTTTACCTGACCAACGACGTCAATGCCTGGGCCATGGCCAACGGCTGCATCCGCGTCTACAGCGGGCTGATGGACATGATGACGGATGACGAGTTGCTGGGCGTCATTGGCCACGAAATGGGCCACGTGGCACTGGGTCATAGCAAGAAGGCGATGCAGACGGCCTATTCGGTGTCCGCCGCGCGCGACGCGGCCGGTGCCGCGGGCGGTTCGGCCGTCGCGGCGCTGAGCGCCTCGCAACTGGGCGACCTGACGGAAAAATTCATCAACGCGCAGTTTTCGCAATCGCAGGAAAGCGCGGCCGACGACTACTCCTACGATCAGCTGAAGTCACGCAAACTGAATGTCCAGGGGCTGGTGACCGCGTTCCAGAAACTGGCCAAGCTGGACGGCGGCAAGAGCGACATGATGAGTTCACACCCCGCGTCCACAAAGCGTGCCCAGCATATCGAGGAACGCATCGCTTCGAACCGATAG
- a CDS encoding short chain dehydrogenase yields the protein MRILLVGATGFLGTAIARELRDDHELVLASRSDATHPVDIQDDASVRALFEKAGQVDAIVSATGHVHFGPLARMTAEQFDIGLQGKLLGQVRLALIGQHYLRPGGSITLTTGILTEAVIRDGVNATAVNAGIEGFVRAAAFELRDARINAVSPTLLRESRDAYGASFPGFEPVPASRAALAFRRSIEGIETGQVYRVW from the coding sequence ATGAGAATCCTCCTAGTCGGCGCCACCGGCTTCCTGGGCACCGCCATCGCGCGCGAGCTGCGCGACGATCATGAGCTCGTCCTCGCGAGCCGTTCGGACGCGACGCATCCCGTGGACATCCAGGACGACGCCAGCGTGCGGGCGCTGTTCGAGAAAGCCGGCCAGGTGGATGCCATCGTTTCCGCCACGGGGCATGTGCACTTCGGGCCGCTTGCCCGCATGACGGCCGAACAGTTCGATATCGGCCTGCAGGGCAAGCTGCTGGGGCAGGTGCGGCTGGCGCTGATCGGCCAGCACTATCTGCGCCCCGGCGGTTCGATCACGCTGACCACGGGCATCCTGACCGAGGCCGTCATTCGCGACGGCGTCAACGCGACCGCCGTGAACGCCGGCATAGAGGGCTTCGTGCGCGCCGCCGCCTTCGAATTGCGCGATGCGCGCATCAACGCGGTCAGCCCCACGCTGCTGCGGGAATCCAGGGATGCCTACGGCGCCAGCTTCCCGGGTTTCGAGCCTGTGCCCGCCAGCCGTGCGGCGCTGGCGTTCCGCCGCAGCATCGAAGGCATCGAAACCGGCCAGGTCTATCGGGTCTGGTGA
- a CDS encoding LysR family transcriptional regulator — MHLDPTSLRLFISVIEEKTIAAAAEREHIAAAAVSKRMSELEEQLKTQLLVRTNKGIQPTNAGMALAAMARRALRELDDIAVSMREYASGARGFIRVFANISALTQFLPGDIQSFAAAYPNIQLQLEEKISPVILKAVQENAADVGIFSGMPPGRDVEALPYRQDTLALIAPAGHPLLAAPDFRFADALAHDFVGLHTGSAINQIVANAADRLERPLRVKVQVTGFDTLCFMVNAGLGLGVLPVDIATLYARIFDIGILRIDEPWARRELRICVRSFQALPTAAKLFVNHLTGKGAPAGTTAARDD; from the coding sequence ATGCACCTGGATCCCACTTCCCTGCGCCTGTTCATCAGCGTGATCGAGGAAAAAACGATCGCCGCCGCCGCCGAGCGCGAGCATATCGCCGCGGCGGCAGTGAGCAAGCGCATGAGCGAACTGGAAGAGCAGCTCAAGACGCAGCTGCTGGTCCGTACCAACAAGGGTATCCAGCCCACCAACGCCGGCATGGCCCTGGCGGCCATGGCGCGGCGCGCGCTGCGCGAGCTGGACGACATTGCCGTCTCGATGCGCGAATATGCCAGCGGCGCGCGCGGCTTCATCCGCGTTTTCGCGAATATTTCCGCGCTGACGCAGTTCCTGCCCGGCGACATCCAGTCCTTCGCCGCGGCCTATCCGAACATCCAGCTCCAGCTGGAAGAGAAGATCTCGCCCGTCATCCTGAAAGCAGTGCAGGAAAACGCCGCCGACGTGGGCATTTTTTCCGGCATGCCGCCGGGCCGCGACGTGGAAGCCCTGCCCTACCGCCAGGACACCCTGGCACTGATCGCTCCCGCCGGCCATCCCCTGCTGGCCGCGCCGGATTTCCGCTTCGCCGATGCGCTGGCCCATGATTTCGTCGGCCTGCATACGGGCAGCGCCATCAATCAGATCGTCGCCAATGCGGCGGACCGGCTGGAGCGTCCCCTGCGCGTCAAGGTCCAGGTCACGGGCTTCGATACGCTGTGCTTCATGGTGAACGCCGGCTTGGGCCTGGGCGTGCTGCCGGTGGACATCGCCACGCTCTATGCCCGCATCTTCGATATCGGCATCCTGCGCATCGACGAACCCTGGGCCCGGCGCGAGCTGCGGATATGCGTACGCTCTTTCCAGGCCCTGCCCACGGCCGCCAAGCTGTTCGTGAACCACCTGACCGGCAAAGGCGCGCCCGCCGGCACGACGGCGGCGCGGGACGACTGA